Proteins encoded by one window of Salvia splendens isolate huo1 chromosome 5, SspV2, whole genome shotgun sequence:
- the LOC121802961 gene encoding ras-related protein RABB1c-like yields MSYAYLFKYIIIGDTGVGKSCLLLQFTDKRFQPVHDLTIGVEFGARMITIESKPIKLQIWDTAGQESFRSITRSYYRGAAGALLVYDITRRETFNHLASWLEDARQHASMNMTIMLIGNKCDLAHRRAVSTEEGEQFAKENGLVFMEASAKTAQNVEEAFVQTASTIYKKIQDGVFDAANESNGIKIGYGGNQGTSAGRDGGASQSGVCCS; encoded by the exons ATGTCGTATGCTTACCTCTTCAAGTACATTATCATCGGTGATACCG GTGTTGGAAAATCATGCCTGCTTCTGCAGTTCACGGACAAGCGCTTCCAGCCAGTGCACGACTTGACTATTGGTGTCGAATTTGGAGCAAGAATGATTACCATTGAGAGCAAACCGATCAAGCTACAAATTTGGGATACG GCTGGTCAAGAGTCGTTTAGGTCCATTACGAGGTCTTATTACAGAGGTGCCGCTGGAGCCCTGCTAGTCTACGATATCACAAG GAGGGAAACTTTCAACCACCTTGCCAGCTGGCTGGAGGATGCAAGGCAACATGCGAGCATGAACATGACAATAATGTTGATAGGAAACAAGTGTGATCTCGCTCACAGAAGGGCCGTTAGCACTGAAGAAGGTGAGCAGTTTGCAAAGGAGAATGGCTTGGTATTCATGGAGGCATCTGCTAAAACAGCTCAGAATGTCGAAGAG GCCTTTGTGCAAACTGCATCAACAATCTATAAGAAGATTCAGGATGGCGTTTTTGATGCGGCGAATGAG TCGAATGGGATCAAAATCGGATATGGAGGAAACCAAGGAACTTCAGCTGGAAGAGATGGAGGTGCTTCTCAAAGTGGAGTTTGCTGCAGCTGA